A single window of Oenanthe melanoleuca isolate GR-GAL-2019-014 unplaced genomic scaffold, OMel1.0 S001, whole genome shotgun sequence DNA harbors:
- the HDAC6 gene encoding histone deacetylase 6, which translates to MGRAGRRLPQQGALFQARRRGRARGRRAGLEAELQQLDLGAEATAPTGTGLVSDGGDGAEHGDGRPPGDPVLAGLLQRCVPVQCRTATDEELLLVHSPSYVARLEPPDSPPQGGSGPRRAVGAALALLEQVLGGNLRNGVALISSQDAQDPPEPTAVATRVAQKHLGVQRVLIVDWSPRPGRSLPQLFQEDPSVLYFGARSGLEPPPSAGQGPGEGFSVELCWEQPGVTDGDFAAAAFHILLPIAFQFQPQLVLVEASLEDLGGSLGVSPAGFSLLTHLLSALARGRLLLLLQGGPDLGASPGGVGAVLRTLLGDPGDPPGPITPTPSGLASIARTLSEHQRYWGCLQSDEAEEEEEEEGEEEEGEEGEEGEEEGGEEEEEDEEEEKEELEGDGNPPETPARARVGLVYDPRMEEHRNTWDSQHPECPQRLARVLQRLQELGLAQRCFRLPARPASTRQLRACHTRSHVRALSRIPSLSPRALRALSQRYNSVFVCAGSFHCARLAAGGACAAAAAVLRGQVRSALAVVRPPGHHACPGSAGGFCLFNNVGVAARHAQSLAGTPAPLRVLILDWDVHHGNGTQEIFEEDPSVLYVSLHRHDGSFFPGGPGGSPRRRGRGPGCGFTLNVGWGGPRVGDPEYLAALTRLVLPVALQFGPELVLVSAGFDAGRGDPLGGCLVSPQTFGLMTHLLGALAGGRLVLVLEGGYNLAVTAEGVGQCLGVLLGDPPSLPPPGSPQPAALRALSRTLRAQRGCWSCLRLPRVEPSQESPKEGKVSDDIIPPADDVTGSPPLDAAIRRLGALQLGDPPGGGAVPGAGPEPGPAHTAAAASAPCWEEELEEGALFAVTPLQECPHLGAVAPPPPPGDPWGSCCPHPVRPAAAAVRTGCA; encoded by the exons gatttgggggcaGAGGCCACAGCCCCCACTGGGACAGGACTGGTCAGtgatggaggggatggagctgagcaTGGGGACGGCCG CCCCCCCGGGGATCCGGTGCTGGCGGGGCTGCTGCAGCGCTGCGTCCCTGTGCAG TGCCGCACAGCCActgatgaggagctgctgctggtgcacag CCCCTCGTACGTGGCACGACTGGAGCCCCCCGACAGCCCCCCTCAG GGGGGGTCAGGACCCCGCCGGGCTGTGGGGGCGGCGCTGgcgctgctggagcaggttctGGGGGGGAACCTGCGCAATGGGGTGGCGCTGATCAG CTCCCAGGATGCCCAGGACCCCCCTGAGCCCACGGCTGTGGCCACGCGGGTGGCGCAGAAACACCTGGGGGTGCAGCG TGTCCTGATCGTGGATTGGAGCCCCCGGCCCGGGCGGAGCCTcccccagctcttccaggaggaccccag TGTGCTATATTTCGGGGCTCGATCGGGCCTGGAGCCACCCCCGAGCGCCGGGCAGGGGCCCGGAGAGGGGTTCAGcgtggagctgtgctgggagcag CCCGGTGTCACCGATGGGGATTTTGCCGCTGCCGCTTTCCACATCCTGCTGCCCATCGCCTTCCAG TTCCAGCCCCAGCTCGTCCTGGTCGAGGCCTCgctggaggatttgggg gggtccctgggggtgtccccggCCGGGTTCTCTCTCCTGACCCACCTGCTCTCGGCCCTGGCAAgggggcggctgctgctgctgctgcag GGGGGCCCGGATTTGGGGGCGTCCCCGGGGGGGGTGGGGGCCGTGCTGCGGACCTTGCTGGGGGACCCCGGGGACCCCCCCGGGCCCATCACCCCCACCCCCAG CGGCCTGGCCAGCATCGCCCGCACCCTGAGTGAGCACCAGCGCTACTGGGGCTGCCTGCAGAGTGACG AggccgaggaggaggaggaagaagagggagaggaggaggaaggagaggagggagaggaaggagaggaagaaggtggggaggaagaagaggaggatgaggaagaggaaaaggaggagctggagggggaTGGGAACCCCCCAGAGaccccagccagagccagagtGGGGCTGGTGTATGACCCACGGATGGAGGAGCACAGgaacacctgggacag CCAGCACCCCGAGTGCCCGCAGCGCCTGGCGCGGGTGCTGCAGcgcctgcaggagctggggctcgCCCAGCGCTGCTTCCGCCTGCCCGCCCGGCCCGCCAGCACCCGGCAGCTGCGGGCCTGCCACAC CCGCTCGCATGTGCGGGCGCTGTCGCGGATCCCGTCTCTGTCGCCACGGGCGCTGCGCGCACTCTCGCAGCGCTACAACAGCGTGTTCGTGTGCGCGGGCTCGTTCCACTGCGCGCGCCTGGCCGCAGGGGGAGCgtgcgcggcggcggcggccgtgCTGCGGGGACAG GTGCGCTCGGCCCTGGCCGTGGTGCGCCCCCCAGGTCACCACGCCTGCCCGGGCTCTGCCGGGGGCTTCTGCCTCTTCAACAACGTGGGGGTGGCAGCGCGGCACgcccagagcctggcagggaccccCGCCCCCCTCAG GGTGCTGATCCTGGACTGGGACGTTCACCACGGCAACGGCACCCAGGAGATCTTCGAGGAGGACCCCAG tgtcctaTACGTGTCCCTGCACCGCCATGACGGCTCCTTCTtcccggggggtcccggggggtcccCGCGGCGGCGGGGGAGGGGCCCCGGCTGCGGCTTCACCCTCAACGTGGGCTGGGGGGGGCCCCGCGTGGGGGACCCCGAGTACCTGGCAGCCCTGACCCGGCTGGTGCTGCCCGTGGCTCTCCAG TTCGGGCCGGAGCTGGTGCTGGTGTCGGCTGGGTTCGACGCGGGCCGGGGGGACCCCCTGGGGGGGTGCCTGGTGTCCCCTCAGACCTTCGGCCTCATGACCCACCTGCTGGGGGCGCTGGCGGGAGGGCGGCTCGTGCTTGTGCTCGAG GGCGGGTACAACCTGGCGGTGACAGCCGAGGGAgtggggcagtgcctgggggtCTTGCTCGGGGACCCCCCCTCGCTGCCGCCCCCCGGGAGCCCCCAGCCCGCGGCACTGCGAGCGCTGAGCCGCACCCTGCGAGCCCAGcggggctgctggagctgcctgcgCCTGCCCCGCG TTGAGCCCTCCCAAGAGTCCCCCAAGGAGGGGAAGGTCAGCGATGACATCATACCCCCTGCAGATGACGTCACGGGGTCGCCACCCCTGGACGCCGCCATTCGCCGCTTGGGGGCGCTGCAGCTGGGGGACCCCCCGGGGGGCGGAGCTGtgccgggggcggggcctgaGCCAGGCCCCGCCCACACCGCAGCGGCCGCGAGTGCCccctgctgggaggaggagctggaggag GGGGCGCTGTTCGCTGTGACGCCGCTGCAGGAGTGCCCCCACCTGGGGGCCGtggccccgcccccccccccgggggatccctgggggagctgctgcccccacCCTGTGCGACCTGCGGCAGCCGCCGTGAGAactggctgtgcctga